Proteins from a genomic interval of Pseudodesulfovibrio nedwellii:
- a CDS encoding PEP/pyruvate-binding domain-containing protein: MYLKQLFKHWSYQVFAPGTLLRRKYEAFKSLLAQDAIALELIADLEEMFYGKRLADRQRAVWMTNQLSNAVGTMAGQLMEMNPTRYMDLPEYFRKIDFYVRMGMELEQPEVGPPYILSLDEAGSFPTLTGGKAANLGRAKVEGRAPVPPGFVVTANAFNYFIDFNGLSEDIEGRLRQMEVGNRELLARLTAEMQELILAAEVPEEIARGIRFGVSEIIEGEDLIAVRSSALAEDGEISFAGQYASELNVPPNDVLEAYKRVLAGKYCPRAVAYRISNGLTDSQTAMAVLVLPMVDAETAGVVYSQDPDCRGREAMGVYGVGGLGHGLVDGSVSPDKAVLTREETPRIDNECTPDTGGLPPEETLVELGRLAMQLEKAFGCPQDIEWAEDVTGKLFILQSRPLQLEREDAASDHEPLSVKPILEGMERASTGVGCGEIYYASSGERIAAIPQGAVVVTPTLQPSLLTFIGNMNGVISGTGSRASHFASVARESGVPVLVGDLGTSFEPGQLVTVDGTHGAVYDGCVEAIMTRSQKAKKVSERVVTQYAKVAPIAVKLNLTDPQSDDFTPMGCKSLHDVVRFCHEKSVNEMFSIMDKRGRGMHSARRLQTNLPLVMYILDLGGGLFGNAGDGKTVSPHDIKCRPMWALWYGLSDERVVWPNKLTHMDWEEFDKISGGIFSFDSKLLASYGLISEDYLHLMVRFGYHFSVVDSVCGSDAGANYVNFRFKGGGAGFDQRLLRLEFIRQVLDCYGFVTETRGDMIDARCARLDENETQRMLVRLGYLMAVTRLMDMRMSDEAQVREEVKKFIRDAESRNG, translated from the coding sequence GTGTATCTAAAACAACTCTTCAAACATTGGAGCTACCAGGTCTTTGCTCCGGGCACGTTGTTGCGGCGCAAATATGAGGCATTCAAGTCTTTGCTTGCACAAGATGCCATCGCGTTGGAATTGATCGCGGATCTTGAAGAGATGTTTTATGGGAAACGTCTGGCCGACAGGCAGCGGGCTGTTTGGATGACGAATCAGTTGTCCAATGCCGTGGGCACCATGGCCGGACAGCTCATGGAAATGAATCCCACACGATACATGGATTTGCCGGAATATTTTCGTAAAATTGATTTTTATGTGCGCATGGGAATGGAGCTTGAGCAGCCTGAAGTGGGGCCGCCTTATATTCTGTCTTTGGACGAAGCTGGTTCCTTTCCAACACTGACCGGAGGGAAGGCGGCTAATCTTGGACGTGCTAAAGTTGAAGGGCGCGCTCCCGTCCCCCCAGGGTTTGTCGTTACAGCTAATGCCTTCAATTATTTTATAGATTTTAATGGACTCAGTGAAGATATCGAAGGACGGCTTCGACAAATGGAGGTTGGTAATCGTGAACTGTTGGCGCGGTTGACCGCCGAAATGCAGGAATTGATTCTGGCCGCCGAAGTTCCGGAAGAGATCGCTCGTGGTATTCGGTTCGGTGTATCCGAAATTATCGAGGGCGAGGATCTTATTGCAGTCCGTTCCAGTGCTCTTGCCGAAGACGGTGAAATTTCGTTTGCCGGACAGTATGCTTCGGAACTCAATGTTCCGCCCAATGATGTGCTGGAAGCATACAAACGGGTATTGGCGGGAAAATATTGTCCTCGGGCAGTGGCTTATCGTATCTCCAATGGATTGACCGATAGTCAGACGGCCATGGCTGTTCTGGTGTTGCCTATGGTGGATGCCGAGACAGCTGGTGTTGTCTATTCGCAGGACCCGGATTGTCGAGGGCGCGAGGCTATGGGCGTCTATGGTGTAGGTGGTCTTGGGCATGGGCTGGTGGATGGCAGTGTCTCGCCGGACAAGGCCGTCCTTACTCGTGAGGAAACACCCCGTATCGACAACGAATGTACTCCGGATACTGGTGGCTTGCCGCCTGAAGAAACTTTGGTTGAACTGGGCCGTTTGGCTATGCAGTTGGAAAAAGCATTTGGTTGTCCTCAGGATATCGAGTGGGCCGAAGATGTGACCGGTAAATTGTTTATCCTACAAAGTCGTCCCTTGCAGTTGGAACGGGAAGATGCTGCCTCGGATCATGAACCGTTGTCCGTCAAGCCGATTCTTGAAGGGATGGAACGTGCTTCCACTGGTGTGGGATGTGGCGAAATTTATTATGCTTCTTCCGGTGAGCGTATAGCGGCAATACCTCAGGGAGCAGTGGTGGTGACACCAACGTTGCAACCTTCGCTGCTGACATTCATCGGCAACATGAATGGTGTTATTTCCGGGACTGGCAGTCGAGCCAGTCATTTTGCCTCGGTGGCTCGGGAATCGGGTGTGCCTGTGTTGGTCGGAGATCTTGGTACTTCCTTCGAGCCGGGACAGTTGGTTACAGTGGATGGCACCCACGGTGCCGTTTATGATGGATGCGTTGAGGCGATTATGACCCGGTCTCAAAAGGCCAAGAAAGTTTCCGAGCGAGTGGTTACACAATATGCCAAAGTAGCTCCCATTGCCGTAAAGCTTAATTTGACAGATCCGCAGAGTGATGATTTTACGCCCATGGGGTGTAAAAGTCTGCATGACGTGGTCCGTTTCTGCCATGAAAAATCCGTGAACGAGATGTTTTCCATTATGGACAAGCGTGGCCGGGGCATGCATTCAGCCAGGCGGTTACAGACCAATCTTCCTCTGGTCATGTATATCCTTGACCTTGGTGGCGGTTTGTTCGGCAACGCTGGTGATGGCAAGACCGTATCGCCGCATGACATCAAATGTCGTCCCATGTGGGCCCTCTGGTATGGTTTGTCTGACGAACGTGTCGTATGGCCGAATAAATTGACACATATGGACTGGGAAGAATTCGATAAGATTTCTGGCGGTATATTTAGTTTTGATTCCAAGCTGTTGGCAAGCTATGGCCTTATTTCAGAAGATTATCTGCATCTCATGGTTCGGTTTGGGTATCACTTCTCGGTGGTTGACTCCGTGTGTGGTTCGGATGCCGGAGCCAACTACGTTAATTTCCGTTTTAAAGGCGGTGGTGCAGGGTTTGACCAACGCTTGTTGCGGCTGGAATTCATCCGACAGGTCCTCGATTGCTATGGGTTCGTGACTGAAACTCGTGGTGACATGATTGATGCCCGGTGCGCGCGTTTGGACGAGAACGAGACCCAGCGCATGCTGGTACGGTTGGGCTATCTTATGGCGGTGACTCGACTCATGGATATGCGCATGAGTGACGAAGCACAGGTCCGTGAAGAGGTGAAAAAGTTTATCAGAGATGCGGAGAGTCGAAATGGCTAA
- a CDS encoding response regulator translates to MANILVLDDISDAGVLVKRILERKDHTVFNFTEEEDALKFAEENSVDLAILDIKLKKMTGVEALEELKKINPGMKAIMLTGYPTLETARESLRLGAQEYCVKPINKEELETKVSEVLGE, encoded by the coding sequence ATGGCAAATATACTTGTATTGGACGATATCTCAGATGCCGGTGTGCTGGTTAAGCGCATTCTGGAACGGAAAGATCATACTGTTTTTAATTTTACTGAAGAGGAAGATGCTCTGAAATTCGCAGAAGAAAACTCTGTGGATCTGGCTATTCTTGATATTAAACTCAAAAAAATGACCGGCGTGGAAGCCTTGGAAGAGTTGAAAAAAATCAATCCAGGCATGAAGGCAATTATGCTCACGGGATATCCTACATTGGAAACGGCTCGAGAGTCGCTGCGACTTGGAGCACAGGAATATTGCGTCAAGCCTATCAACAAGGAAGAACTCGAAACCAAGGTTTCGGAAGTCCTGGGAGAATAG